The genomic region aagatattaaattcttttattttgtaatacaaacaatgattttaaaaataaaaaatgatgagtaatctcatctttttaaaaatgaataaaaatatatttaaaagaaaaacaatgcAACACCATTGCTTTTTTAATgcttaaaaaaagtaatagtAATGAAAAGTAAATCATTTTAGGtgcaaaatcaaatatataatcacTTTAAGCTgaaaaaattaccaaaaaagaATTTACACCCGAAGTagagaaaatcaaaaaattaaaactcttaACTTTGCAGTTTTTCCAGATATGGATTATATGCTTAACCTGCAGTCCTAAACTAAGTTGCACGCATTCTCGTCCTGAGTGCTTGCCAATTAAAAGTCTCCAAAGTTAGCGTGTTTAAGGGcttaaattaaacataatcAAAAGTAGAGAGGTTCAAATTGACAAGGTCAGGGGCTAATATGATAATGGCCCTAAATTTCAAGGTCCAATTTCGCTCTTCAGCCTGAGCAACTAATCACACACATTTTCCAGAACAAATACGGACATAATCCTGTTTATGTTAATTTAAAGGCAAGAGGTTTATGAGAACTAGATATTAATCACAAACttacaaattaatatgagCTTCTGTTTGTACCCCATACATTTCCAGTACAAAAACACGTTGATACAACTCTGCAACTccaatatacaaaataaaatagaaaagttcAGATTATAAGTGGCAAAACTTACATCAGATGCAGGAAAATCTCCTAGTATGATGGATACTGACATCATCACAATAAAGAATATACAAAAAGGGTTATAAAAGCAGTAACCTTGTCAAAGAATTCCGACCCAGACTtgcataagaaaaaaaaaacaaaagaagttaTATAACAGATAACGTGAAAAGGAGACTGAAATTTTTTACATGGTTTCGCACTTTGCATCGCAGTTAATCCTAAGAAGAGATGACAAGCTAATAGGACTGTTGGCGTGGGATGGCATGTTCCAACGCAGAGCATGCCCCTTCAAACAATGGCAGAGAACTGCCATCAGCATTAcatacttaaaataaaaacaaataaagtcCAAAAAATGACCGAGGCATAAAGAACTGTCATCTTCTAAAAATGCAGAAAGTTATTTTGACTTCGGTCAAAATAAAACTAGTTTGAGAGACCAGCAAAATCTATGTGATAAAAACTGAGATAGAAAAGCAAAACGAAGAAAATATTAGTGTAGCTATGACCTTCCAAAAACCAACAGAAAGCGCATCTAAACATATGGAATTAAAAACTTGATATTTACCTAAACATTGCGAGTATTGTTTAAACACTTAAAAAGTGTGCCAACACCTGCAATCCAACTAACCAAATTAAGCTGCTATTGTACTACATTCATGGTAATCAAAAAAGCAATCTTGCTTTCTGATTACCATCAGTCAAAGTCAGGGAAAAGGTATTATAATACCATCCAGAGTTGTACTATCACAGACAATATCCAAAAAACTACTGGGGATAGTAACCTGGACAGTATTGGGGTGGAAAACCATATCCACCAAAAGCAGCTGACCTATCATAATAACTGGACGACATATGAGAATTCGAAGAATATGGATGGGCCCTGACAGGGCTGGGGTTACCAGGGAAGCACATACCAGCTCCTGCCAAGCCATAAGGGCCAGCCGATGCACCTGCATAAGAGCCAATGGGAGGAGTGGAACTCACTAATCCATATGGCCCAGCTGCTGGCAACAAACCTGCTTGTGGTAAATGAGAATGTTGAAATGGAGGACCTGCTGAACTGGGACCAGCAATGCTGATTGGGACTGCTGCCGGACCAGGTAGCATAGCCATCCGAGGACGCTTGTTTCCTTTCAGCTGCTGCTTCTTCGCTTGCTGCTTTCCCTGATGTTGCTGCTGCTTCTTTGACAGCTGTTGTTTCTTTGGCTGCTGGCGAGGCCTATTATCAGGAGATGGTGCAGCTACTTTCCTGTCTGCCTTCTGCTTCTCTAGCATCTCAATACGCTTCTCAAGGTCCAGATGTGGGTAATCAAATTCAAGATTGTGTTCATCAATGTATCTGAGTACTGATTTCAAAGCGTTAACTTCTCTGGATCTTGCCTCATTCTGCACAAAAGCATAGGTACGTGCAGGGACAACCGAGTCACTTCAACACTACATGCTATCCTGAATATGAAGGGGTTGAAAAATTACCTGTGCCTTAACAGAGTTCTTCTCTTCCTTGCAAACTTTATCAGTAAATTCCTTGGACTCCTTCAGGTGATCTCTCAACAGAGGAGCTGGTTGGAACTTGTCAGTAAgcccaaattcaaaaataaatttgacaGCCAGAAGTTGTTTGCCACTGTCTATGAGTTTTTGAACAAGATCTGCAGTGAATAAGATAGCAATTTCCATCACAAATTCTTCATTAACGGACATGTGCAACAGTATACTCACATTCTGAGAAAAAGTTcctctttttgtttcttttatgtggGTTTGTGTGTGGCATATATTTCCTCTATGAACAAGAGAGCTAGTTAACTAGTTCAACTCTTTGAATGAGCACCAGTTTGTTGGATGGTCAGCCAAATGGCAGAAGAAATTTGCATAGTTCAAAGGTTTGGCTTAGTAGTTTCCTtgaaattatgtaaaatgagCCTTCATCTTGTTtcctatttttatcaatatgtaCATATTTTTTCTGACAGCTACACCATCCCCAGTTCTAATTGGTTCTCCACCTTTGACCCCAGAAAGCCACTCATGCCCAGGATTTTCATGATGTCAACCAAGTTTCTAGataaaatttccaattttaaTATGCAACTGAAAATTTGGCTAACCATATCACTAGTAAAAGGGGAAACAGAATGGCTGAACTCATTGGGAAGTACTAAAACTACCAAGTTACTAATTAGATTAAGCCATATAATCATAGCCGTGTAAAGTATCCAACAAGTACTTAAAGATTCAGCCACTTAGTTCCATCTTAACAATAAAGGCAGTGAGTTCAACATTCTAATAAGAACATGGAGATATGATACCTCATGCTACTCATCTCCACATATATTCTATGCAACAAATGATTATAGTTATCAAACACTAAATGTACAAATATTCTATGCAACAAACCATTATAGTTTTCAAACACTAAATGTAAAagttttaacttattttatgttttatttttatgattgaccAACAAATGCTATATATCATTATGTATCAATCTCATTTCATCCTCAATATAGATTCGAAGTAATAAGCTTAACCAATCAAGATAAACCTAAGAGAAGAATAATCCAAATGCATATACGCATATAATGAACAGCAGTGAgtattaaatcaataaaagaaaaaaaaaacagtttaCCATTTATTTTATCTCCCAATCCGATATCACGAGCCAATACAGTAGCTTGCTTAAACCTAGCaataacaacaaaataatttaaaagctCATTAACATCATCAAACATATCCTTTAATTCAAAAGCCacaatcaaattcaaaaacccTAATGCTTCTGAAGGACTATCCCCGTTCAAACTAACTTTCTCTTTCCATTCAAAAGCCAAATTTTTAGCTTTAATCTTCACTTCATCACTGAACTTGGGCTTTGGCTTAATCTCACTTAGTACCTCTAATAAATCCAAACAACTCTTCCGTAATCTATATAAATCCACATCTCTATCTCCTTTAGACTTACTCAAATAAAACCCTTCCATTGCATCTAATATCATCTCCCCAGGATCCGAAACCAAACCCATTAACCCGACAAGCTCAGCTCGAATAGCTTCCCGCTCTCTCGAATGCTCACTTATATAATCCCTCAATCCTCTCCCATCCATCTTCTCACAGAAAGGAACAAGTGCCTTCCGGGTTGGGTTGTCTTGAACGGGTTCCGGTTGCACAGTTTCCGGGCCTGGTCGGGTGGATTGAAGGCGGAGAAAGCGGCGGGTGAGGGCGGTTTGTACGGAGGTGAAGTGAGAGTCGAGGTCGGACCAGGAGAGAGAGAACGAGGAAAGGAGAGAGGAGTGAGATTGGAGATCATCGTAGGCGCGTTTTAGGGTCTGTTTTTTGATGTCGATCAGGTTTAATGCTGATTCTATTGTTTTAAGGGTTGTCATTTGTGTGGAATTTGAGCTTGACATTGTTTTTAGAGATCGAATTGAACCCTAATTCTTAAAACGTAACGGGTAATTGTTACTTGAGGTTTAAACGGTGGCGTTTCTCCAGGTCTGATGCGAATTCTGATGGATTGCTGGGTAAAAGACGGTTTTGTTTTGTCTTCGTTACCGCTGCCCCCTCCTAACGTCTTGTCGTTGATATCGTCTGGCTGCCTGCTGTTGATTTTTGTTCGACGGCGTATCGTATATATTTTCCATGAAGCTTGAATGGAAAAGGTGGATTGGACAACCTTTGTTGGGCCTAACCCATGGAATATTACATAAATTTCCCCATCATTGGATTTGATTTACAATGGATCAgtctttttaatttcataaatttccATTTAGTAGTTTGGGAATTTGTTTTAACAGAATACAAATAACATTCTCCACCTCTGACACTATAATATTGAAATACCACTCCTACTGTAATGTTTCTCAATTTTTtgcaatgaataaaaaaataatatttatatatatttatttaattatttaaatatatatcaatcatctattaagttaatatatataaacgtgaacaataaaattaaaaatagtcttaacatattcaattttaaaacttatttatataacCAATGATAGATCACCTCCAATTATCCAgaacatatataaaagaaaagaaattaattgtagaaaaacaaaacaaaaagaaaataaagatagaaATTCACATGAGTGTGCCTTATCCAAAATTGTGAATGCCATCATATTTATACCTCCTCATCCTACTCTTTATCTTAAGGAAAAGTGTCACATGCATGCAAGTGCTCCTCCAACTGTAACCATGCTATATGCTTCATAGGTGCCCTTCACGATACCCTTTTAAGAAGGCATTATCAAATGGGTTGTATATGTATGTCCACATTATTGCTTCCACTTTCGTGGTGCTTTACAGTTGCTATTGTAGCAAATGTATGTCCACATTCAACTTCTCTATAGCATCATGTTACAGCACCAATACTACCTACCGTACCCAAATTGTTCCCATCCCTATAAAGGGTAAACCCTAAATTATTGCACTATTACACTATTGGGTTTGCAATTTAAATTTGCTGCAGCTTACTAGCCGTTACTTATATGATGGCTAGACTACACTAATGGACAAGTGGGTTCTAAAGCaaatgatttttaattgaCTGGGTCATGACTCAGGACAGGATGGCTTTTTGCTTCATGTCTCTCTCTACAACTCTACAAGACACAAAAAGACATTAATTAGTGGGGACTTTCCAagtttatctcaaaattaacATGTTCTATGAGACATTAATTAAGACCTTATCAGCTCAGCTGAATCAAACTGAATGGGCTTGAATTAGCCTTTCTTTTTTGACCTAAACTTGGATAAATAGATAACGGTATTTCGAGCTATTGCAAGAAAATCTCATTTTAAGAACCGATTAActttatacatataattaattaacaacGTGTCAAGCATGACTCTTACGGAAAGGTAAAATACTATTTCGAGAGTTTTAACGTAATTGCGTATTCAAAGTTTGAATTCAAGActttaattaagctaaaaaagACTATTACCATATCATTTACACACTTCTGGTgactgttatttttttttttaaataacgATGGATGACtagtaaattgattttaaaatcaataccAAACAGTATtatcaacaatttaatataataaaaaaattaatattttaaataaaaaaattacatcatatgtgctattttcttttccttttatatttataagttgcatttttttttctttttatgctttctatttttttacttttttacaTTTTTGAGTTGGGTTTTGTTACTTTTTTGTCTCTAACCATTTCCTTCACTGATTCTATTTCTCTCTCACATGATCTTTTGCTTTTAGTCTTTGATTCTAcgatttttcaatattttcttttgtttttttttattttcttttttaatctctatctaaCTTCTCATTATTCCTTCATCTTCAGTGATTCATTTCTTCATGCTAGTGGTTTTATGAGTTccattttatgtttttgtgtGGGTTATTATGGTCAATACTCGATTATCATcctctcaaaaaaaaaaacttcgttctaattcataaattattaggGATTTAAGCAGTGGTTCTTCTTCTACTAGTAAAGATTTAGGTGCAACaggtaaaaaaaagaattttcattttacgGCAAAAGAAGCTaagattttgaagaaaaaaagaagaaaagtttaaaatcTTCTACCAAGCATGATGGAGATTCTCTtattaagaagaagaaagttgTTGATGATTCTGATTCAAAAAAGAATGTTGATGTAAAAGCTTCAAAAATACGAAAAAAAAATGTTGATGCTAGCGGTAAAGTTGACATTTATGTTATCTATGAATGCACTATAAGTGTTTGATGATATgcaaaataattacaataaaaggaaaaaaaaaagtgtatgTGTAGCTTGAGAGTTTAGAAATTTAGAAAGTaaagagaatataaaatagaaaaattagagAATGAGACTATGAGAAAATTTTAGTCATCTTGTGAATTGTAAAACCTGAACTCCATATTAtgctctctattttttttactttattattgttattttgattttagttattataatgATACTGGCAGTAAATACTCATTATCtactaataatatattcaGAGTATACTATATACTGTTAACTGCATTTTTtgttgtaattttaatttctctcaTGTTTGCTTGAAAACTATTATTTAgtcaattataattattggTTAAAAATTGGGACAAGCAGTccagttttcttttctatttttgtgaTATGATCTTGTTAGTTTATGTTAATCTATACATAGGACAACTAAAGTTTTGGGTTTTAAAGAAGTAAAATGTAAATCTTgttagattatttttattagattttcaaaaaattaaaacttgtagtttttttttatattttctagttttacatatatatgattttcttttatggaaaAGATCAAGTGTAACTATGGTTTTTAAACAACAAGCTTACAGACGTCGGAAAAGGCTTACAATCATGTTATTCTCTTATGTAAAATTCAGAAAAGATGAAGATCTTTTATTGTGAGTTTGAATTATGTAATAAGCTTAAAGAGGTGgatatgtcaaaaaaaaaaaaaattggaagaGAAACTTGATATAATTATCATATGATCTTTTAGTTGACGCATTGCACATAAAAGATGATTGAAGTATACTTAGTATGAATTATGgccatatttaaattttaaaaaaatatatataaaagataattttaaattttaaatggagaaaatttagtaagaattaatgtATTATATACTTGAAATAAACTTATTATATACTTACTGTATATTATTTGCTGTATTCATTTAGgtcaataataacaataacaaaaaaacTATTTGGTTATTTGCACATTCATTTTATCAAACATCTAAATTGCAATATCTGATTCAACAAAATAGTTACATTtctataatttgataattttgagtttgatttatgattttgaattcatgaaatataatgaaaaaaattcaataagaatcatatatcatatatctgaaatatacttttatatttaatatatattttttattatatatcttGAAACTCTAAATTGATATTACATTATAAGAAGTAGCGTATGACTCAtgaataaaggaaaaaatatataaatacttacatacttttaattttctaatttgtttaatttttctttgaataaaaatgataCATAAAAAGCTTGAGCTAATTGATTTTCATCTTTCTAACAAAGTTCACTCAAGATACACTAAATGATATTGTtattgtcttttattttatatctcatTTCTTCCATTTTCACATAATCAAGAACATGACGAAATGATATTAATGAGCgcaaataaaaaggaaaactcATCAATgtctaaaaagaaattcactgcatacttaataaaactaaaatctaAATGCAGAAAATTCAATGAGAATCATAGTATCATATACCTGAAATAAACTCATTATATACTTAGTATATACTATTTACTGTACATTTTTAAAGTTGTCCTTTGATAATAGAATTCTTTAGATCAAAGTTTATATATGTGATATTTTCTTCCCAATGTCTGTTGTTGCAATGTTTGTACTTgaggaaaaatataaaaga from Ricinus communis isolate WT05 ecotype wild-type chromosome 9, ASM1957865v1, whole genome shotgun sequence harbors:
- the LOC8277578 gene encoding FRIGIDA-like protein 1: MSSSNSTQMTTLKTIESALNLIDIKKQTLKRAYDDLQSHSSLLSSFSLSWSDLDSHFTSVQTALTRRFLRLQSTRPGPETVQPEPVQDNPTRKALVPFCEKMDGRGLRDYISEHSREREAIRAELVGLMGLVSDPGEMILDAMEGFYLSKSKGDRDVDLYRLRKSCLDLLEVLSEIKPKPKFSDEVKIKAKNLAFEWKEKVSLNGDSPSEALGFLNLIVAFELKDMFDDVNELLNYFVVIARFKQATVLARDIGLGDKINDLVQKLIDSGKQLLAVKFIFEFGLTDKFQPAPLLRDHLKESKEFTDKVCKEEKNSVKAQNEARSREVNALKSVLRYIDEHNLEFDYPHLDLEKRIEMLEKQKADRKVAAPSPDNRPRQQPKKQQLSKKQQQHQGKQQAKKQQLKGNKRPRMAMLPGPAAVPISIAGPSSAGPPFQHSHLPQAGLLPAAGPYGLVSSTPPIGSYAGASAGPYGLAGAGMCFPGNPSPVRAHPYSSNSHMSSSYYDRSAAFGGYGFPPQYCPGYYPQ